From Sphingomonas nostoxanthinifaciens, a single genomic window includes:
- a CDS encoding EF-hand domain-containing protein, with the protein MQYLNPIAALFITVGLAGAAPAQTADDAPNAAQQAFDKADTDHDGALSLAEWKAMGRRERGFNFIDANHDGKVTPDEIRAAMARFRR; encoded by the coding sequence ATGCAATATCTGAATCCGATCGCCGCACTGTTCATCACCGTCGGCCTTGCCGGCGCAGCGCCCGCGCAAACCGCGGACGATGCGCCGAATGCCGCGCAGCAGGCATTCGACAAGGCCGACACCGATCATGACGGCGCCCTGTCATTGGCGGAATGGAAGGCGATGGGCCGTCGCGAACGCGGCTTTAACTTCATCGACGCCAATCATGACGGCAAGGTCACGCCGGACGAAATCCGTGCGGCCATGGCCCGCTTTCGCCGCTGA
- a CDS encoding Gfo/Idh/MocA family protein, whose translation MAARRLRYAMIGGGPGAMIGPIHRLAARLDDRWELVAGALSSDPARAARGAVECRIAPERSHADWRALIASEAARGEDRIDAVVIVTPNHLHAAPAVAALEAGFHVICDKPIAATLSDALAIERAAHAAKRAFVLTHTYSGYPMVRMMRAMVSEGRLGTIRTIQLQYAQDWLARTIETGDNKQAAWRTDPARSGAGGALGDIGTHAYHLGGFVTGLQAEAVFSDLSAFGEGRTLDDNAHILLRYAGGAKGMMWLSQIAPGKGNQLRIGVYGSEAGVEWDQENPNQLRYTVIGAPSVTLERGGPGGLGGDATRTPAHHPEGYLEAFAQLYSDAADLIVGFDDPDASGQASMLPGIEDGIEGLRFVAGAVAAHAAERWIERTNWG comes from the coding sequence ATGGCGGCACGGCGGCTGCGCTATGCGATGATCGGTGGTGGGCCGGGCGCGATGATCGGCCCGATCCACCGGCTCGCCGCGCGACTGGACGATCGGTGGGAACTGGTCGCCGGGGCATTGTCATCCGATCCGGCCCGCGCCGCGCGCGGCGCTGTCGAATGCCGCATCGCGCCGGAGCGCAGCCACGCGGACTGGCGGGCGTTGATCGCGAGCGAAGCCGCCCGCGGTGAAGACCGGATCGATGCCGTTGTCATCGTCACGCCCAACCATCTCCATGCAGCGCCGGCCGTGGCGGCACTTGAGGCAGGCTTCCACGTCATCTGCGACAAGCCCATCGCCGCGACGTTGAGCGACGCGCTCGCGATCGAGCGTGCGGCACACGCCGCCAAGCGCGCCTTCGTGCTGACCCATACCTATTCGGGCTATCCGATGGTCCGGATGATGCGGGCGATGGTGTCGGAAGGCCGGCTGGGCACGATCCGCACGATCCAGCTGCAATATGCGCAGGATTGGCTCGCGCGCACCATCGAGACCGGGGATAACAAGCAGGCGGCATGGCGCACTGACCCGGCCCGCTCCGGCGCGGGCGGGGCGCTCGGCGATATCGGCACGCATGCTTATCATCTCGGCGGTTTCGTCACCGGCCTGCAGGCGGAAGCGGTGTTTTCCGATCTGTCCGCGTTCGGCGAAGGTCGCACGCTCGACGACAATGCCCACATCCTGTTGCGCTACGCGGGCGGTGCAAAGGGCATGATGTGGCTCAGCCAGATCGCGCCCGGCAAAGGCAACCAGCTCCGCATCGGCGTCTATGGCAGCGAAGCCGGCGTTGAGTGGGATCAGGAAAATCCCAACCAACTGCGTTACACCGTCATCGGCGCGCCATCCGTGACGCTCGAACGCGGCGGCCCGGGCGGCCTGGGCGGCGATGCGACGCGCACCCCCGCGCATCATCCGGAGGGCTATCTGGAGGCGTTCGCGCAGCTCTACAGCGATGCGGCGGACCTGATCGTCGGCTTCGACGATCCGGACGCCTCCGGCCAGGCCTCGATGCTGCCGGGCATCGAGGACGGTATCGAGGGGCTGCGCTTCGTCGCAGGCGCCGTCGCGGCGCATGCCGCCGAACGCTGGATCGAGCGGACCAACTGGGGCTGA
- a CDS encoding RcnB family protein has product MTFPIIHCRRPALSALLGSLLALTPAVALAQNSGGDPHGPPPSGGADHGHGGGGSPQGGDPHGGYPSGGGDHGYGGGDHYNGGHPSYGGDPHRGGGWGYRGRPYFHVIDRGRPGWWRGTPAFAGYYGFRPGYYYAPGYGYYAIPAAYAAMAWVVGATLPPPMRRYVVVEPAAYGLAPPPPGLGWYYAGTNFVLVTRSSGVIVQSVAGGW; this is encoded by the coding sequence ATGACCTTCCCGATTATCCATTGCCGGCGCCCGGCGCTCTCGGCGCTGCTTGGCAGCCTGCTCGCGCTGACCCCGGCCGTTGCCCTGGCCCAGAACTCCGGCGGCGATCCCCATGGACCTCCCCCCTCTGGCGGCGCCGATCATGGCCATGGCGGTGGTGGCAGCCCGCAGGGGGGCGACCCGCATGGCGGCTATCCATCGGGTGGTGGCGATCACGGCTACGGCGGCGGCGATCATTATAATGGGGGTCATCCGTCTTATGGCGGCGATCCGCATCGTGGCGGCGGCTGGGGCTATCGAGGGCGCCCATATTTTCACGTGATCGATCGCGGCCGGCCCGGATGGTGGCGAGGCACCCCGGCCTTCGCGGGCTATTATGGCTTCCGCCCAGGTTATTATTACGCACCGGGCTACGGCTATTATGCGATCCCCGCAGCCTATGCCGCCATGGCATGGGTCGTGGGCGCGACCTTGCCGCCGCCGATGCGACGCTACGTCGTCGTCGAGCCTGCCGCTTATGGGCTGGCGCCGCCGCCGCCCGGCCTCGGCTGGTATTATGCAGGCACCAATTTCGTACTCGTCACCCGTTCGAGCGGCGTCATCGTCCAGTCGGTCGCGGGCGGCTGGTAA
- a CDS encoding histone deacetylase family protein: MLTVVHHPDYVSPAPIGSRFRFDKYGLVMEALAERGAPFVTALPEPMPREWIEAVHDPVYVAEVLSHAVPREKERRIGFPITARIARRSLLSAGGTYLAARLALAQGYAANAAGGSHHALADTGAGYCVLNDLAIAANRLIAEGHARRILILDLDVHQGDGTAALMAGRDDVFTLSLHAERNFPARKQRSTLDVPLPDGIGDADYLTTLGDILPRIFEGFVPDVILYQAGVDPHADDRLGRLALSDAGLEMRDRMVMRLARGHGASVASMLGGGYGDDQMVVARRHAATIIALADENERVGDQ, translated from the coding sequence ATGCTGACCGTCGTCCACCACCCCGATTATGTCTCGCCGGCGCCGATCGGCAGCCGCTTCCGCTTCGACAAATACGGGTTGGTGATGGAAGCGCTGGCCGAACGCGGCGCACCGTTCGTCACCGCTCTGCCGGAGCCGATGCCGCGTGAATGGATCGAGGCGGTGCACGATCCCGTCTATGTCGCCGAGGTGCTGAGCCACGCCGTGCCGCGCGAGAAGGAGCGGCGGATCGGCTTTCCGATCACCGCCCGTATCGCCCGGCGCAGCCTGCTTTCGGCGGGGGGCACCTATCTCGCCGCGCGACTGGCACTCGCGCAGGGTTATGCCGCCAATGCGGCGGGCGGCAGCCACCATGCGCTGGCCGACACCGGCGCGGGCTATTGCGTGCTCAACGATCTCGCCATCGCCGCCAACCGCCTGATCGCCGAGGGCCATGCGCGCCGCATCCTGATCCTCGATCTCGACGTGCACCAGGGCGATGGCACCGCCGCGCTGATGGCGGGCCGCGACGATGTCTTCACCCTGTCGCTCCACGCCGAACGCAACTTCCCCGCCCGCAAGCAGCGCTCGACCCTCGACGTGCCGTTGCCCGACGGGATCGGCGACGCCGATTATCTCACAACGCTGGGCGACATATTGCCGCGCATATTCGAGGGCTTCGTTCCCGACGTGATCCTGTATCAGGCCGGCGTCGATCCGCATGCTGACGATCGGCTCGGCCGGCTGGCCCTGAGCGACGCAGGGCTGGAGATGCGCGACCGTATGGTCATGCGCCTCGCCCGCGGCCACGGCGCGTCGGTCGCCAGCATGCTGGGCGGCGGTTATGGCGACGATCAGATGGTGGTCGCGCGCCGCCATGCCGCGACCATCATCGCACTCGCCGACGAGAATGAGCGGGTCGGCGATCAATAA
- a CDS encoding sugar phosphate isomerase/epimerase family protein — MIDRRHCMFGAAAAGGALIAGASGAAPRMAAKPFFARHMLPLGLQLYSLAPDLDADFDGTLAKLHAIGIRSVETAGFHGRSPAQLRASFDRAGLRCTSAHIQARANGNGPSLDGDFDALARDLHVVGITNVVMPSPPLPNRPKSSEGFAAAITKLTQDDWHRVADLLNTAGKALRQRGLAVSYHNHNPEFAPHDWGTAFDLLMRETDPSSVSFEMDAGWVAAAGIDPIALLRAHPHRFTQMHVKDIKASTVTNYVVEQDPTEVGSGKMDWHAILPAAYADGVRGFFIEQEPPFAGPRIDAIAKSATYLLALKTA, encoded by the coding sequence ATGATCGATCGACGCCATTGCATGTTCGGCGCCGCTGCAGCGGGAGGAGCGCTGATCGCGGGCGCCAGCGGCGCGGCGCCGCGTATGGCGGCCAAGCCGTTCTTCGCGCGCCACATGCTGCCGCTCGGCCTGCAGCTTTATTCGCTGGCGCCCGATCTGGATGCCGACTTCGACGGCACGCTGGCAAAGCTCCACGCGATCGGCATCCGGTCGGTCGAGACCGCGGGTTTCCACGGACGCAGCCCGGCGCAGTTGCGCGCCTCATTCGATCGCGCAGGACTGCGGTGCACCAGCGCGCATATTCAGGCGAGGGCGAACGGCAACGGCCCCAGCCTCGACGGCGATTTCGATGCCCTGGCGCGCGATCTGCATGTGGTCGGGATCACCAACGTCGTGATGCCCAGTCCACCCCTGCCGAACAGGCCGAAATCATCGGAAGGTTTCGCCGCCGCCATTACGAAGCTGACGCAGGACGACTGGCATCGGGTGGCCGATCTGCTCAACACCGCCGGCAAGGCTCTGCGCCAACGTGGCTTGGCGGTCAGCTATCACAATCACAATCCCGAATTCGCGCCGCACGATTGGGGAACGGCGTTCGACCTTCTCATGCGCGAAACCGATCCGTCGTCGGTCTCGTTCGAGATGGATGCGGGCTGGGTCGCCGCGGCAGGGATCGATCCGATCGCGCTGTTGCGTGCGCATCCGCATCGCTTCACCCAGATGCACGTCAAGGACATCAAGGCCAGCACCGTCACCAACTATGTCGTAGAGCAGGACCCGACCGAAGTGGGGTCGGGGAAGATGGATTGGCACGCGATCCTGCCCGCCGCTTATGCCGACGGCGTCCGCGGATTCTTCATCGAGCAGGAACCGCCTTTTGCCGGCCCGCGGATCGATGCGATCGCAAAGAGCGCGACCTATCTGCTCGCGTTGAAGACGGCATGA
- a CDS encoding DUF167 domain-containing protein produces the protein MARPKPTMPPAAAILALADADGRLEVRVSPCASADAIMLPAPGGALTVRTTAPPEDGAANEAVLRLLAKAIGRSVSTLELVRGAASRNKLIRLTP, from the coding sequence ATGGCGCGCCCGAAGCCGACCATGCCGCCCGCTGCGGCCATCCTGGCGCTGGCCGACGCAGACGGGCGGCTGGAAGTGCGGGTATCGCCCTGTGCATCGGCCGATGCGATAATGCTGCCCGCGCCGGGTGGCGCGCTTACCGTGCGGACTACCGCGCCGCCCGAAGACGGCGCGGCGAACGAAGCGGTTTTGCGACTGCTCGCAAAGGCAATCGGTCGATCCGTATCCACGCTGGAATTGGTGCGCGGCGCTGCCAGCCGAAACAAGCTCATACGTTTAACGCCGTGA
- a CDS encoding LacI family DNA-binding transcriptional regulator, which produces MPTIIDVANAAGVSTATVSRVLSGSGRVVAETRARVLAAVERLGYAPNVAARSLRTTRAGKLLVTVPDISNPFFSNVIRGAEAAARGIGYSVVLGDTRHDAAIENQYAEMLAKREVDGLIFLGHRLPDSLATLVRASAGGAPVVNGCEYSPGLDVPSVHIDNAGASEEAVAHLIGLGHRDIGIVTGPMASPLGRDRVAGARKAMAMHGLADRLQIDHGDYSVEAGAAAAHRLLAGGVTALFCCSDEMAMGALSAIRATGRICPTDISLVGFDDIRFARFLEPALTTIAQPQQEIGRETVRLLHLLITGQHAAATSVTLPYRLVVRDSTAPFQPR; this is translated from the coding sequence ATGCCGACCATCATAGACGTCGCCAACGCCGCGGGGGTTTCCACCGCTACCGTTTCCCGCGTGCTCAGCGGGTCGGGTCGGGTCGTGGCGGAAACGCGTGCGCGGGTTCTCGCCGCGGTCGAACGCCTCGGCTACGCGCCCAACGTGGCCGCCAGATCGCTGCGGACCACGCGGGCGGGCAAGTTGCTGGTCACCGTTCCCGATATCTCGAACCCGTTCTTCTCCAACGTCATCCGCGGTGCGGAGGCGGCGGCGCGCGGCATCGGCTATTCGGTGGTGCTCGGCGATACGCGTCATGACGCGGCGATCGAAAACCAATATGCCGAGATGCTGGCAAAACGCGAAGTCGACGGGCTGATCTTCCTCGGTCATCGCCTGCCGGATTCGCTGGCAACGCTGGTGCGCGCCAGCGCCGGCGGCGCGCCGGTGGTGAACGGCTGCGAATATAGTCCGGGTCTCGATGTCCCGAGCGTTCATATCGATAATGCCGGCGCCAGCGAGGAAGCCGTCGCGCACCTGATCGGGCTGGGGCACCGGGATATCGGCATCGTCACCGGCCCGATGGCAAGCCCGCTCGGCCGGGATCGGGTGGCGGGCGCGCGCAAGGCGATGGCGATGCACGGCCTCGCCGATCGTCTACAGATCGATCACGGTGATTATTCGGTCGAAGCCGGCGCAGCGGCGGCGCACCGCCTGCTGGCAGGCGGCGTCACGGCATTGTTTTGCTGCAGCGACGAGATGGCGATGGGCGCGCTCAGCGCAATTCGAGCGACGGGTCGCATCTGTCCGACCGACATCTCGCTGGTGGGGTTCGACGATATCCGCTTTGCCCGTTTTCTGGAGCCGGCATTGACGACGATCGCGCAGCCGCAGCAGGAGATCGGGCGGGAGACCGTTCGCCTCCTGCATCTGCTGATCACCGGGCAGCATGCGGCAGCGACGTCGGTCACGCTGCCTTATCGGCTCGTCGTTCGAGACAGCACAGCGCCTTTTCAGCCGCGCTGA
- a CDS encoding sensor histidine kinase: MLKRRPLRLRGRIGVILLVHTALMNLVLFGFATWIDGSHLTPLYRLPVPEKVALIATAFEHTPPDTHADLSRAFSDQIWTVRLERTLPPERAGIATPDTIARYRDVLGGRPFRIETTARRAPVSLDARPLFSPELVRVAVALPGGGAVAIAQTANMPLTKILDHRLLFLLAILVIDIAVVLWLAAQTTRPVERLARAARDDRLDTLRAGGPREIVELTESFVQLRTRLRDLLHERTRMLAAIAHDYRTYLTRLELRGEFIEDEAQRALAAQDLAEMRALLDDTLTFARESVDDSAGDATCDMRIELARIADERRERGENLQVPRQSGPLLVRASALSFQRMMANLIDNAMRYGGGRAIVRVQAGPTIVHVFVEDEGPGVPEESLARLVEPFERLETSRARHTGGVGLGLSIVQALAKRYGGTLALENRNGGGFRAILTLRAA; this comes from the coding sequence ATGTTGAAACGCAGGCCGCTGCGGTTGCGCGGGCGCATCGGCGTCATCCTGCTCGTTCACACCGCTCTGATGAACCTGGTGCTGTTCGGCTTCGCCACCTGGATCGACGGCAGCCACCTTACGCCGCTCTATCGTCTGCCTGTGCCCGAGAAGGTCGCGCTCATCGCAACCGCCTTCGAGCATACTCCGCCCGACACGCATGCGGATCTCAGCCGCGCCTTTTCCGATCAGATTTGGACGGTGCGCCTCGAGCGCACCTTGCCGCCCGAGCGCGCGGGCATCGCGACGCCGGACACGATCGCGCGCTATCGCGATGTCCTGGGCGGGCGGCCATTCCGCATCGAGACGACCGCGCGCCGGGCGCCGGTCAGCCTCGATGCGCGGCCATTATTCTCGCCCGAGCTGGTGCGCGTCGCCGTGGCGTTGCCCGGCGGCGGGGCGGTCGCGATCGCGCAGACGGCGAACATGCCGTTGACGAAGATCCTGGACCATCGGCTGCTCTTTCTGTTGGCGATCCTCGTGATCGACATTGCGGTGGTGTTGTGGCTGGCCGCCCAGACGACCCGACCGGTCGAGCGGCTGGCACGGGCGGCGCGGGACGACCGGCTCGACACGCTGCGCGCCGGCGGCCCGCGCGAAATCGTCGAACTGACCGAGAGCTTCGTCCAATTGCGCACGCGATTGCGCGATCTGCTGCACGAGCGCACCCGCATGCTCGCGGCGATCGCCCACGACTACCGCACCTATCTGACCCGGCTCGAATTGCGGGGGGAGTTCATCGAGGACGAGGCGCAGCGCGCGCTGGCAGCGCAGGATCTCGCGGAGATGCGCGCGCTGCTCGACGACACGCTGACCTTCGCCCGCGAATCCGTGGACGATTCAGCAGGCGATGCGACCTGCGACATGCGGATCGAACTGGCGCGGATCGCCGACGAGCGACGCGAACGGGGAGAGAATCTTCAGGTGCCGCGGCAGAGCGGGCCGCTGCTGGTTCGCGCCTCAGCACTTTCCTTTCAGCGCATGATGGCCAATCTCATCGATAATGCCATGCGCTACGGGGGTGGCAGGGCGATTGTACGCGTCCAGGCCGGCCCGACCATTGTGCATGTCTTCGTGGAGGACGAGGGCCCCGGCGTTCCCGAAGAGAGTCTCGCCCGGCTGGTCGAACCGTTCGAGCGGCTTGAAACGTCACGGGCGCGCCACACCGGCGGCGTCGGTCTCGGCCTTTCCATCGTCCAGGCGCTGGCGAAGCGTTATGGCGGCACGCTCGCGCTGGAAAATCGGAACGGTGGCGGCTTCCGTGCGATCCTCACGCTGCGCGCCGCGTGA
- a CDS encoding alpha/beta hydrolase family esterase yields the protein MFTLIPKSIVRRAAAAITAILIGTALLAQPAAARDQSGHLTFDGKDRTYAVHVPDGPPPPGGFAVILAFHGGGMQGAAMRKLTHFDQVADTRRFIVVYPDGLDKHWNDGRLTIRNPQDDVGFVSALIDRLESDYPVSRGRVYATGISNGALFAERLGCDLAGRIAAIAPVAGTLPADLAPRCRPAAPVAVMQIDGTADPIMPFGGGKVADFGGRGEGGVVLSVAATTDFWAGQDHCAVRGVAEPLPPIAPFDRTRIVATRATDCANSARVTLLTVFGGGHAWPGGMQYAPRLFIGSTSRQMDASQVIADFFLSQPVH from the coding sequence ATGTTCACGCTTATCCCGAAATCGATCGTTCGTCGCGCGGCCGCGGCGATCACCGCCATTCTCATCGGCACCGCCCTGCTCGCGCAGCCGGCGGCCGCGCGCGATCAGAGCGGCCATCTGACATTCGACGGAAAGGACCGGACCTACGCCGTCCACGTGCCGGACGGGCCGCCACCGCCGGGGGGCTTCGCCGTGATCCTGGCGTTCCACGGCGGCGGCATGCAGGGCGCGGCGATGCGTAAGCTGACGCATTTCGATCAGGTCGCCGACACGCGCCGCTTCATCGTCGTCTATCCCGATGGCCTCGACAAGCATTGGAACGATGGTCGTCTGACCATCCGAAACCCGCAGGATGACGTGGGTTTCGTGTCCGCTCTGATCGATCGGCTGGAGAGCGATTACCCGGTAAGCCGGGGTCGCGTCTATGCGACCGGAATCTCCAACGGTGCGCTGTTCGCCGAACGGCTGGGTTGCGATCTGGCCGGGCGCATCGCCGCGATCGCGCCGGTCGCCGGAACGCTGCCCGCCGATCTCGCGCCGCGCTGCCGGCCGGCCGCACCGGTCGCCGTCATGCAGATCGACGGCACGGCGGACCCGATCATGCCTTTCGGGGGCGGGAAGGTCGCCGATTTCGGCGGCCGGGGCGAGGGCGGTGTCGTTCTGTCGGTCGCGGCCACCACCGATTTCTGGGCCGGGCAGGATCACTGCGCCGTTCGCGGCGTGGCCGAACCCTTGCCGCCGATCGCCCCCTTCGATCGCACGCGGATCGTTGCCACCCGCGCGACGGACTGTGCGAACAGTGCACGGGTCACGTTGCTGACCGTCTTCGGGGGAGGGCATGCCTGGCCCGGCGGCATGCAATATGCGCCCCGGCTTTTCATCGGCTCGACCAGCCGGCAGATGGATGCCAGCCAGGTCATCGCCGACTTCTTTCTGTCGCAGCCGGTCCACTAG
- a CDS encoding MFS transporter → MGASVEAGPDFGTAAHGSALLTGRLGVLMFLQFFVWGAWNVTLGLVMQTVGLGAMIGNAFSVGPIASIAGSFLLGMAATRYLSPRMLMAVLHLVGGALLLFLPHLVTPAHGGTFVWVLLGYMILYMPTVGLANTIALKSFGPRVDRFPFVRAFGTLGWIVAGLIVGWAGLSASPQIFAIAGVVSLVLGLYSVTLPAVAADVPHANGLVREILCVEAFALLRQPSFLVFIGCATLISIPLAMYYAYASPYIGATGITNVGGTLAIGQMSELGFMLSMPLLYRRFGVKPLLLVGMIAWAVRYALFAIGDGGTSVWAVYLGVALHGVCYDFFFVAGAIYTGRIATPHGVNAQAQGMLTLFTYGLGMLLGSQIGAWLYGAMPANPSVADWHHMWWYPAIAAAVIAILFQLAFRDDSRSDIPA, encoded by the coding sequence ATGGGCGCTTCGGTCGAAGCTGGGCCGGATTTCGGTACGGCAGCGCATGGATCGGCACTGCTGACCGGCCGTCTCGGCGTGCTGATGTTTCTGCAATTCTTCGTGTGGGGTGCGTGGAACGTCACGCTGGGCCTCGTCATGCAGACCGTCGGGCTGGGCGCGATGATCGGCAATGCGTTTTCGGTCGGCCCGATCGCCTCGATCGCCGGCTCCTTCCTGCTCGGCATGGCGGCGACCCGTTATCTGAGCCCGCGCATGCTGATGGCGGTGCTCCACCTCGTCGGTGGCGCTCTGCTGCTGTTCCTGCCGCATCTGGTGACGCCGGCGCACGGCGGAACCTTCGTGTGGGTGCTGCTTGGCTACATGATCCTCTACATGCCCACGGTGGGGCTCGCGAATACCATCGCGCTCAAGAGCTTCGGTCCGCGGGTGGATCGTTTCCCCTTCGTCCGCGCGTTCGGCACGCTGGGCTGGATCGTCGCGGGACTGATCGTCGGCTGGGCCGGCCTATCGGCCAGCCCGCAAATCTTCGCGATCGCCGGCGTCGTATCGTTGGTGCTGGGGCTCTATAGCGTCACCTTGCCCGCCGTTGCCGCCGACGTGCCCCATGCGAACGGGCTGGTGCGCGAGATATTGTGCGTCGAGGCATTCGCATTGCTGCGCCAACCATCCTTCCTGGTGTTCATCGGCTGCGCGACGCTGATCTCGATCCCGCTCGCCATGTATTATGCTTATGCATCGCCCTATATCGGCGCGACCGGCATCACCAATGTCGGCGGAACGCTGGCGATCGGGCAGATGTCGGAGCTCGGCTTCATGCTGTCGATGCCGCTGCTCTATCGCCGCTTTGGCGTGAAGCCCTTGCTGCTCGTCGGCATGATCGCGTGGGCGGTGCGCTACGCGCTGTTTGCGATCGGCGACGGCGGCACCTCGGTCTGGGCCGTCTATCTCGGCGTGGCGTTGCACGGCGTCTGCTACGATTTCTTCTTCGTCGCCGGTGCGATCTACACCGGCAGGATCGCGACCCCGCACGGGGTGAACGCACAGGCGCAGGGCATGCTGACGCTATTTACCTATGGCCTCGGCATGCTGCTCGGCTCGCAGATCGGCGCGTGGCTGTATGGCGCCATGCCGGCGAACCCGAGCGTCGCCGACTGGCACCATATGTGGTGGTATCCTGCCATCGCCGCGGCGGTGATCGCCATCCTGTTCCAGCTCGCCTTTCGCGATGACAGCCGATCGGACATTCCCGCATGA
- a CDS encoding sugar phosphate isomerase/epimerase family protein: MKTINGPAIFLAQFLGSDAPFDTLDHLGEWAASLGYKGVQIPCDPRLIDLATAAGSKDYCDDLRGRLAAFGVEPTELSTHLQGQLVAVHPAYDLLFDGFAPPALRGKPAERQGWAAEQVMLAAKASAHLGLKAHATFSGALAWPYVYPWPQRPAGLIDEAFAELARRWRPILDAFDDAGVDCAFEIHPGEDLHDGASWERFLAAVDGHPRARILFDPSHFVLQQLDYLDFIDRYHDRIVCFHVKDAEFNPTGRSGVYGGYENWVDRAGRFRSLGDGQVDFGAIFSKMAQYDFPGWAVLEWECALKHPEDGAREGAPFIRDHIIRVTERAFDDFAASGADRYVNRALLGLATPDKNDGETL, translated from the coding sequence ATGAAGACGATCAACGGCCCGGCCATCTTCCTCGCGCAGTTCCTGGGCAGCGATGCGCCGTTCGATACGCTCGACCATCTCGGCGAATGGGCGGCGAGCCTCGGCTATAAAGGCGTGCAGATTCCTTGCGATCCGCGCCTGATCGACCTCGCTACTGCCGCGGGGAGCAAGGATTATTGCGACGATCTGCGCGGCCGGCTCGCGGCGTTCGGCGTCGAGCCCACCGAATTGTCGACGCACCTTCAGGGTCAGCTCGTCGCGGTACACCCGGCCTATGATCTGCTGTTCGATGGCTTCGCCCCGCCAGCGCTGCGCGGAAAGCCGGCCGAGCGCCAAGGGTGGGCGGCGGAGCAGGTGATGCTGGCGGCAAAGGCCAGCGCGCACCTCGGCCTGAAGGCGCATGCGACATTCTCGGGTGCGCTGGCGTGGCCATATGTCTATCCGTGGCCGCAGCGCCCGGCCGGGCTGATCGACGAGGCCTTTGCGGAGCTGGCGCGGCGCTGGCGTCCGATCCTCGATGCCTTCGACGATGCCGGCGTCGATTGCGCGTTCGAGATCCATCCCGGCGAGGATCTGCACGACGGTGCCTCGTGGGAGCGTTTCCTCGCCGCCGTGGACGGGCACCCGCGCGCGCGCATCCTCTTCGATCCGTCGCATTTCGTGCTGCAGCAGCTGGATTATCTCGACTTCATCGATCGCTACCATGATCGGATCGTCTGCTTCCACGTCAAGGATGCCGAATTCAACCCGACTGGCCGGTCGGGTGTTTATGGCGGCTACGAAAACTGGGTCGATCGGGCCGGGCGCTTCCGCTCGCTGGGCGACGGGCAGGTCGATTTCGGCGCGATCTTCTCGAAGATGGCGCAATATGACTTTCCCGGCTGGGCGGTGCTCGAATGGGAATGCGCGCTGAAGCATCCCGAAGACGGCGCGCGCGAGGGTGCCCCGTTCATCCGCGATCATATCATCCGCGTCACCGAGCGTGCGTTCGACGATTTCGCGGCGAGCGGCGCCGATCGCTATGTCAACCGCGCCCTGCTTGGCCTCGCGACCCCCGATAAGAACGATGGAGAGACCCTATGA
- a CDS encoding response regulator, translated as MTEDSRPSNGTVAIVEDDPGIRDLLQILLTREGFEVLAFAGSAGLEKAGLLERLDCLILDLMLPGEDGLEICQRLRARLPRLPILIVTAKDDPIDRIIGLEIGADDYLAKPFNKRELLARLRSVIRRTRDLTAAASAETGDNFRFDGWLLRLGARDLLNPAGESVTLTTSEFDLLHALVLHPRRVLSRELLIDWTRGRSAMPVDRVIDVQMSRLRRKLADDPREPAIIRTIRGDGYLFAPAVVRC; from the coding sequence GTGACCGAGGATAGTCGCCCGTCGAACGGAACGGTGGCGATCGTGGAAGACGATCCCGGCATCCGTGACCTGCTGCAGATACTGCTCACGCGCGAGGGTTTCGAGGTGCTCGCATTCGCGGGCTCGGCCGGTCTCGAGAAGGCGGGCCTGCTGGAGCGACTCGATTGCCTGATCCTCGATCTGATGCTGCCCGGCGAGGACGGTCTGGAGATCTGCCAGCGGCTGCGCGCTCGTCTTCCCCGTCTGCCGATCCTGATCGTCACCGCCAAGGACGACCCGATCGATCGCATCATCGGGCTGGAGATCGGCGCCGACGACTATCTGGCCAAGCCGTTCAACAAGCGCGAGCTGCTGGCCCGGCTGCGTTCCGTGATCCGCCGCACGCGCGACCTGACCGCGGCGGCGAGCGCGGAAACCGGCGACAATTTCCGCTTCGACGGCTGGCTCTTGCGCCTCGGCGCGCGCGACCTGCTGAATCCGGCAGGCGAATCGGTGACGCTCACCACCAGCGAGTTCGACCTGCTCCACGCGCTGGTGCTGCACCCACGGCGCGTCCTGTCGCGCGAACTGCTGATCGACTGGACCCGCGGTCGCTCGGCCATGCCGGTCGACCGGGTCATCGACGTCCAGATGAGCCGGCTCCGCCGCAAGCTGGCGGATGATCCGCGCGAGCCCGCGATCATCCGGACGATCCGTGGCGACGGCTATCTGTTCGCCCCGGCGGTCGTCCGATGTTGA